The following nucleotide sequence is from Streptomyces leeuwenhoekii.
GTGAGAAGCCGGAGCGGGCGATGCCCAGGATGGCGCACAGCCGCTTCACACCGGTGCTGCGCTGGTGGTTGGCGACGAACTGCAAGCGGTTTACCAGATTTTCTTCCGCAGAGCGGCGTTCTCGCCTGCAACGGCGGTCAGGATCCAGTGTCTTGTGTGTCCAACATCAGGGATAAACCCGGTCAGTCGCTGTAGAACTGTCGGGCCCACCTGCGGTACTTCGTGATCGGCCCATCTCCCTGCGCGAGCCGGGGGTGTTCGAGGTAGATCTTGTTCGCCCAAATGGGGCCGTCGCGGTTGATGTCGCGGCCGCTGGCCCAGACGAGCGGCTTCGGGAGCGTGGCGGCCAGAATCCGTGCGGTCCCGCGGTGGCGAAGCCGGGGAAACCGTACCGAGAGGGCCGTCCGCAGTTCGATGCGGCCGGGGTCCAGCGGCGCCACGCAGAACCAGGTACGCAGCTGCATGCCGATGGTGCGCAGGTCCGCCTCGGTGAAAAGGATCCCGAGCCCCTGCACCACCATCCGGGTCGTCGGTGCCAAGTTGAAGAGCGCGTTGGCCTTCCCGGCCGCCCCCCTGAGCCGATAGGTGGAGGTCATGCGGGGCCCATCGAAGTGCGGGGCGTCCAGGACCCCCGCGGAGAACTTGTGGACGGGCTGGAAGTGCCCGGTGTCGATGACGTTCTCCATGAAGTCCTGGGGGTGCGCCCGGAGGGTGCGGACCGTGCAGTGCGGCGGCCCGAAGCCGTCCGTCGACGGCTCCTCGATCTCCCATGAGGCGGGGGCGCCCCGGGCGTGCCGCCAGACGAAGACCAGGCCGGCCGCCTCCCGGCACTCCAGCACCCCCAGCCGGGCCTTGGGCGGAGTCGTGCCATACCCCGTCTGGACACACTCGCCCTCCGGCCCGAAAGCGAAGTGGTGGAAGGGACAGACGAGGTTCTCGCCCCGCACCCTGCCGCCATGGCCCAGGTGTGCCCCCAGGTGCGGGCAGTACGGCCGCACCGCCCGTAACCGCCCGCTCTGCGTGCGGTACACCACCACGTCCTCGCCCGCCAGTCTCCGGTTGACCACGCGTCCCGGCCGCATCTCCGCGCTGGAGGCCACCGGGAACCACCCGTCGGGATAGGGACGCGGCGCCGGCTCGGACATCGGATCCGACCGGTCGGCCTCCAGTGCCCGTGGAACCGGCGGCACGTCCGACACCCCGGGCCGCTCGTTGCGTGCAAACCCATAGGTCGCCGGCGGCTGCTTTTCGGGTCGGCCCGGCTCTGACGAAGACATGGCACCCCTCTCGGCTGGGTACCGCACCACGTCCGGGCGCAGAGGCGCACCAGACGCGCCGTGCGGACATACCTCAACCTACGACACCGCCGCTCACAGAAACGGTCCTGCAATCACTGCCTCACCGAAAGGTATGAAGTAGCCGTACTTCAGGTTAGCTCACCTCAATACCGGTAACTTATGGCTTCAGTATGCGTTCGGTCCGTTGGGTGACCGAAGACCGAGTTGATCCTTGCGGTGTTGGATCATCCTGGCGTGCGTGAGGGGGAGTTCGAACAAGGACGTGGCGGCCAACTCGGTTCCACTGTATGCCGTGGGAGGTTGGCGGGCCCCGGTTCGTTGAGCACAGGATCGCCGGCTGGGTGGTGGCTGTGTCATGTAGGGCTCGACGCTGTCCGACGGCGTCGAGCCGCGGATCACAGCAGCCCTCCCGGCGGTCCCCGCGAACACATCGACCGATTCACCGCGCAGAGCCTCCGGACCGATGCCCGCCCCCTCTCGAACAGCTCCCGCCGCATCGCGTCATTCTTGCCTTCACCTACGTGTGCGACCACCCTTCCCTGCATGCCTCCAAAGGCGCGACGTGGTCACGTCGGACTGAGCGTCGCGGGCCGGTAAGGCGCAATGCAATTGCCCCTCCCGCAGGCAACCGGTAACATGCCCGCGAGAGTCAATTTGAAATTGACGAGCGATGGCTAATCCGCTTATCGGATTAATATGAATATAAGCCTGATTCTTGGTCGGTGCGTCAGAATCACTGGAGCAAGCTATGACACATCAGGACGGAAACGTGACTCCAATCCCCGACGAGGTCGGACTGCTGTATGATGCTGTGGTCGACAGCGCCGCAGTGACAATGGGCAAGAACCTGCACTTCGGATACTGGGAACCCTCCGACAGTGAATTATCCTTCGACGAGGCCACGGACCGGCTCACCGACCTGCTGACCGAGCGTCTCCGCATCGGCCCCGGCTCACGACTCCTGGACATCGGATGCGGGGTCGGTACCCCCGGTGTGCGTATCGCCCGGCTCAGCGGCGCCGAGGTGACCGGTATTTCTGTCAGCGAGGAACAGGTCAAACGAGCAAACGCACTGGCGCGCTCACAGTCATCCGCATGCCGCGCAGAATTTCACCAGGCGAACGCGATGGAACTACCGTTCCCCGATGCCTCCTTCGACGCGGCCGTTGCCCTGGAGTCGATGATCCACATGCCGGACCGGGGGCAGGTACTCCGGGAGATCCGGCGGGTGCTGCGCCCGGGAGGACGCATCGTTCTGACCGACTTCCACGAGCGGACTCCGCTATCCCCCGCCCACCGCGCCGTCGTTAACCAGTTATTGCAGGACATCATGTGCACGATGGTGCAGGTCGACGACTATCTCCGGCTCCTGCGCACAGCGGGCTTCCAGTTCAAGGAAATGGTCGACATCAGCGAAGAGACCGTGCGCAGGACTTTCATGGCCCTGGCGGAGCGCGCCGCGCACATGCCGACGGAGGTGCTGAGCAAGCTGGGATGGAAGTCCAACCCGGCAGACATGATCGACATCTCCGGATTCGGCTACCTCCTCGTCGTCGCCGAGCGTCCCATGGCCACCGGCTGACCTCGAAAGAAGGGTGACTATCCAAGGAGGGGGCGCAAACGGGAGCTGGTGCAGGACGGATTCCGACTGGACGTATGAAACGGATCAGGCGGCTCGATTTCAGCGGCGGATCCGACCAGGTGTATCCCGTCCGGGTGCCGATGCGGCGGAGATCCTCGCCCAGGCCGTAAGTCCGAGTAACTGATACCGCCGAGGGCCACGGACTCGATGTACTCCCTGCTGGTTCTACCGCCTTTGGCTCGGAAGTTGCGGTGCACATGCCGTCGGACGAATGTGTCGCGATCCTTGAGCTTGCTGGGAAGGGTTACTGACCTGCGGTCTGGACGTCAAGCTTGGCCCGCTGGTAGATGGCGGTGAATTCGGGTTGCCGGTGAATCCGTACTCTAGGCAAGCCGTTCGTGGATCACGGCAGCCTTCGTCAGGCTCCTCTCCGCCTGCAGCATCGAGTTGACCAACGGTGCGAACTTGTCGATTACTCTGGCGTGATCGTCCGTTCGGCGACCGGCGAGGCGAGGCGGGTCCGTCGGCTGACGGGTACGCGCTGACCGTCCGCCCCGACATTCTTCCGATGAAGGACTGTCCGGGGTCAGTTCCGGATGTCGGCTCGACGGACACCGCCGACCCATGGCTTGGTGGCACGTCGTACAAGGTGCTGAGTCCGAGCGACTTGCAGATGTGCTCGCAAGCTCCTACGGCCGGCGAGGGGTGCGCGCGGTGCTTCATGGGGGCTGGTGGGCAGTGCATCGTTGAGGCAGCACGCGCAGAGCCGTTACGGTGCCGACGTCGCCGAAGGAGACGGGACTTCACAGCGGGGCCGTGGTGCTGGTCGGGTAGGTGTCGCGTAGCTCGTACGCCCGACTTCGGTAGGCCTCGACCTGTCCCTTGACCAGCAGGTCCGTCCAACAGCGCCGCGTCCGCACTCCCTTGCCCTGGGGCCGGTTTTGCGGGCAGCAGCCCTTCTCCCGGCCCCTGCACAGCGTTGACGGTGATGCCGTCCAGCGCGAGTAGTTCGGTGGACATCAAAAGACACGGCGTGGTGTTCCACTCGGCGAGGTGGAAGTGCTCGGCGCGCTTGCTGCCCCTGGCGAGCTGCTTGCATGCTGAGCGGTCAGCCATGGCGGTGGGCTTGGGTGAGGAGGGTGGCTTGCGCCAAGACGCTCAGCACGTCGGCACCGTACGCGCGCAGGTATGGGCACACGCGCATGGGGCCCGCGTTGCCTCAGCAAGGCGGGCACGATCATCGGTCCCGCCTGGCAGGCCAGGAGGACGAAGTCACCGTGTCGTGAGGTACACCCTTGCCCCCTTCAGCGATTCGCAGGGCGTTGCCCCTCGTCGGGCGGTTGCCTATCCCTGTCGGCTCAGGCCGTCGGTGACCCTGAGCGGCCATGCTCGGAGGCCGTCGGGGACAGCGGAGCGCGCTGCGACGCAGGTCGGCCGGCACCTAGTCAGCACGCCACGAACCCCGTGCTGGTTCCGTGCTGACTTCCAAGGGCGGAATGAAAGAAAACCGCAGGTCCTAGCCCCGATCGGATGAGTTGTCGTACCACTCGATGGTGGTCCCGATGAGGCTGGCGGCGACGATGCGCTTGAGGCTGGACGGGGCTGGGGGAGCGGTCGCGGGCGACGACATCGGCACCACTTCCTGACGTTCGACGGGGACGATTGCGTGTCGCCACACGGTAGGAACGCGCAGGTCAGAGGCGTATGTGGTGGGACGCCATAGTTCGGGGGACGGCTATGCGTGCAGCCACCATGCCGGGGCAGGGAAGGGGTGGTTCAGGGACTCAGGAGTGGTCGAGACCAGTGCTGCCCGGTGCGCGTAGTTGGGGGTGTTTTGACGGTGCGGTGCTGACTCCCGTGCTGGTTCGGTGCTGACTGAAAGCCCATGTCAGCACCCGTCTTCAGCCGTCCCGTGCTGACCTGGTGCTGACTACGCTCCGTTGAACTCGGACAATTGAGGCTGATCACCTCGCCGTCGCGGCTGGAGGTGACCGGGCTGAAAGGTGACCCCGGCTTCGCCGCTTGGGCTCTGCAGACGTAGGGGCTCAGGAAGGGCGCGGTTGCGTGCGGCGTGCGTTCGTCTGCTGGCGGTGTGGCGCGTGGGCGTCTGGGTGACGCAAGTGGCTGCCCGGCCTGCGCCGGCCGAGTGGTGACCA
It contains:
- a CDS encoding SAM-dependent methyltransferase; translation: MTHQDGNVTPIPDEVGLLYDAVVDSAAVTMGKNLHFGYWEPSDSELSFDEATDRLTDLLTERLRIGPGSRLLDIGCGVGTPGVRIARLSGAEVTGISVSEEQVKRANALARSQSSACRAEFHQANAMELPFPDASFDAAVALESMIHMPDRGQVLREIRRVLRPGGRIVLTDFHERTPLSPAHRAVVNQLLQDIMCTMVQVDDYLRLLRTAGFQFKEMVDISEETVRRTFMALAERAAHMPTEVLSKLGWKSNPADMIDISGFGYLLVVAERPMATG
- a CDS encoding Rieske 2Fe-2S domain-containing protein, with product MASSAEMRPGRVVNRRLAGEDVVVYRTQSGRLRAVRPYCPHLGAHLGHGGRVRGENLVCPFHHFAFGPEGECVQTGYGTTPPKARLGVLECREAAGLVFVWRHARGAPASWEIEEPSTDGFGPPHCTVRTLRAHPQDFMENVIDTGHFQPVHKFSAGVLDAPHFDGPRMTSTYRLRGAAGKANALFNLAPTTRMVVQGLGILFTEADLRTIGMQLRTWFCVAPLDPGRIELRTALSVRFPRLRHRGTARILAATLPKPLVWASGRDINRDGPIWANKIYLEHPRLAQGDGPITKYRRWARQFYSD